A section of the Deinococcus taeanensis genome encodes:
- a CDS encoding restriction endonuclease subunit S, translated as MTTLAEPAVTPSEQPSLPPGWAQTTLGDVAHVNARPDTSELENDTSVTFIPMAAVQEVCGRYDGSQVRSYGQVKKGYTPFKNGDLIFAKITPCMENGKSALVDGLINSIGYGSTEFHVITSTSALEPKYAFYLVTSKQFRGEAEHNMRGAAGQKRVPPQFLTEYPLALPPLAEQQRIVAKIEELFSKLDAGVAELKRTQTLLKRYRQSLLHAAVTGELSQEWRIQNSPRETGSELLSRVLAERREKWLQSGKKGKYKEPEAPDPAESQIFAATWTTASLSALALQIGDVDHKMPKAETGGVPYISTRDFTGNDSINFKDAKLISPADYESLKKKIFPEFGDLLLSRYGTIGKVRLVKTSEPFQASYSVAIIKLFFNPVTRYVKLALESHHCQRQMKKHTRATAQPDLGLAHVRELAIPLPPLAEQAYIVSEVERRLSVLDNMEETVTAELKRAESTRQSILYRAFAGELVPQDPNDEPASVLLERIQVEKLKTSAKAIRDGAGKRGRPRKTMPQPTLLEEQ; from the coding sequence ATGACTACTCTGGCTGAACCTGCCGTCACCCCGTCCGAGCAGCCTTCCCTGCCGCCCGGTTGGGCGCAAACGACATTGGGGGACGTTGCTCATGTGAATGCCCGGCCAGATACCTCTGAACTGGAGAACGACACTTCGGTGACGTTCATCCCTATGGCCGCCGTGCAGGAGGTTTGCGGGCGGTACGACGGCTCACAGGTGCGGTCTTACGGTCAGGTCAAGAAGGGATACACACCGTTCAAGAATGGCGACCTCATCTTCGCCAAGATTACGCCATGCATGGAGAATGGAAAGTCAGCCCTTGTGGATGGATTGATCAACAGTATTGGTTACGGCTCTACCGAGTTCCATGTCATTACGAGTACCAGCGCCTTGGAGCCGAAATACGCCTTCTACCTTGTCACCAGCAAGCAGTTTCGCGGCGAGGCAGAACATAACATGCGCGGCGCGGCAGGCCAGAAGCGCGTGCCACCACAATTCCTGACAGAATACCCTCTAGCACTTCCCCCTCTCGCTGAGCAGCAGCGCATCGTCGCCAAGATTGAGGAGCTGTTCAGCAAGCTGGACGCAGGGGTGGCCGAGCTGAAGCGCACGCAGACCCTCCTGAAGCGCTACCGCCAGAGCCTGCTGCACGCTGCCGTGACTGGGGAACTGTCACAGGAGTGGCGAATACAGAATTCACCTAGAGAGACGGGTTCTGAGTTGCTCTCACGCGTCCTGGCTGAGCGCCGTGAAAAGTGGCTCCAAAGCGGTAAAAAAGGCAAGTACAAGGAGCCTGAGGCACCGGACCCAGCAGAAAGCCAAATCTTCGCTGCGACCTGGACGACGGCCTCGCTTTCAGCCCTTGCTCTCCAAATAGGTGACGTGGACCACAAAATGCCAAAGGCCGAGACTGGTGGAGTTCCTTACATTTCAACCAGAGATTTTACTGGCAATGACTCTATTAACTTCAAGGACGCCAAGCTGATATCTCCTGCCGACTACGAATCCCTAAAAAAGAAAATATTTCCTGAGTTTGGCGACTTGTTGCTTTCCCGTTACGGAACTATTGGAAAAGTAAGACTTGTAAAAACTTCGGAGCCTTTCCAGGCCTCATATAGTGTCGCAATAATCAAGCTATTTTTTAATCCGGTAACACGCTATGTCAAACTGGCACTAGAAAGTCATCACTGTCAAAGGCAAATGAAAAAACATACACGTGCGACAGCACAACCAGATCTTGGTTTGGCGCATGTGCGTGAGCTCGCCATTCCACTTCCTCCTCTTGCCGAGCAGGCCTACATCGTTTCTGAGGTGGAACGGCGACTGTCCGTCCTGGACAACATGGAAGAGACCGTAACAGCCGAATTGAAGCGAGCCGAGAGTACACGTCAGAGCATCCTGTACCGTGCTTTTGCAGGGGAACTGGTGCCCCAGGACCCGAACGATGAACCGGCCAGCGTGCTCTTGGAGCGGATTCAAGTAGAGAAGTTGAAGACTAGCGCGAAAGCCATCCGTGACGGAGCAGGCAAGCGAGGCCGCCCCCGCAAAACAATGCCCCAACCCACCCTTCTGGAGGAACAATGA
- a CDS encoding type I restriction-modification system subunit M: MTTVNPAQLVSRVWNLAHVLRNDGVGYGDYLEQITFLLFLKMASEMEGDPDAPQVPEEYNWDKLQPLTGTDLETQYRRTLEELAKESGLLGVIFRKAQNKINDPASLKRVVSLIDQQQWSGLPFDVKGEIYEGLLQKNAEDVKGGAGQYFTPRPLIDAMVRVTKPKPGETIADPACGTGGFLLAARDYLTQTFSLDPDEREDLRERTFYGADIVDSVVRLAAMNMFLHGIGGQTTPVHREDSLAKAPSRRFDIVLANPPFGVKGSLVELDEEGKAVRQQQTYSRDDFTASTSNKQLNFLQHIISMLKVGGRAAVVVPDNVLFEAGAGETVRRRLLRDGDLHTILRLPTGIFYAQGVKANVLFFDRYASGETNRTKAVWFYDLRTNKHFTLKTRPMQEADLADFIQVYQADDRSQRQETERFRKYTIDELLDRDKVNLDVFWLKDDSLEEGSDLPAPGILAAEIVESLEAALDEFRQVAADLGEEIVAAD, translated from the coding sequence ATGACCACCGTCAACCCCGCGCAGCTCGTATCGCGCGTCTGGAACCTCGCCCATGTCCTGCGCAATGACGGCGTAGGCTACGGAGATTACCTGGAGCAGATCACCTTCCTGCTCTTCCTGAAGATGGCCAGCGAGATGGAGGGTGACCCGGACGCGCCACAAGTCCCAGAGGAGTACAACTGGGACAAGCTGCAACCCCTGACCGGGACCGATCTGGAAACCCAGTACCGGCGTACCCTGGAAGAACTGGCGAAAGAATCCGGCCTGCTCGGCGTCATCTTCCGCAAAGCGCAAAACAAGATCAACGACCCGGCCAGCCTCAAACGTGTGGTGAGCCTGATCGACCAGCAGCAGTGGTCCGGCCTGCCGTTTGACGTGAAAGGCGAGATCTACGAAGGCCTCCTGCAGAAGAATGCCGAAGACGTCAAAGGCGGGGCCGGTCAGTACTTCACGCCGCGCCCGTTGATCGACGCGATGGTGAGAGTCACCAAGCCCAAACCAGGCGAGACTATTGCCGACCCCGCGTGTGGAACGGGCGGCTTCCTGCTGGCTGCGCGCGACTACCTCACGCAGACCTTCTCCCTGGATCCGGATGAGCGCGAAGACCTGCGGGAACGCACCTTCTACGGCGCGGACATTGTGGACAGCGTGGTGCGTCTGGCGGCCATGAACATGTTCCTGCATGGCATTGGTGGACAGACCACGCCCGTGCACCGGGAAGACAGCCTCGCCAAAGCGCCCAGCCGGCGGTTCGACATCGTGCTCGCCAACCCACCCTTCGGTGTGAAGGGCTCACTGGTGGAACTGGACGAGGAAGGCAAAGCCGTTCGCCAGCAGCAGACCTACAGCCGGGATGACTTCACGGCGTCCACCAGCAACAAACAGCTGAACTTCCTGCAGCACATCATCTCCATGTTGAAGGTGGGCGGCCGCGCCGCAGTGGTTGTGCCGGACAATGTGCTGTTCGAGGCGGGTGCCGGTGAGACCGTACGCCGCCGTCTGCTTCGGGACGGGGACCTGCACACCATCCTGCGTCTGCCCACCGGGATCTTTTACGCACAGGGCGTGAAAGCAAACGTGCTCTTCTTTGACCGCTACGCCAGTGGGGAGACCAACCGCACCAAGGCTGTGTGGTTCTACGACCTTCGGACGAACAAGCACTTCACCTTGAAGACCCGGCCCATGCAGGAGGCGGACCTGGCGGACTTCATCCAGGTCTACCAGGCAGATGACCGCAGCCAGCGGCAGGAGACTGAACGGTTCCGGAAGTACACCATCGACGAGCTACTGGACCGTGACAAGGTCAACCTCGACGTGTTCTGGCTGAAGGACGACAGCCTGGAGGAAGGCAGCGACCTGCCCGCGCCGGGCATCCTGGCAGCCGAGATCGTGGAGAGCCTGGAAGCCGCGCTGGACGAGTTCCGTCAGGTGGCGGCGGACCTTGGGGAGGAGATCGTCGCCGCAGATTGA